TTCAGGTCCACTTGATATTCATGGTGATCATTCTGATCTTTATTATGCATTAAATACAGGATGGCCGATATTGATGTGTCGTGACCCACAAGCCGTATATGATATGAATATTATTGCTCTTAAGCTTGCTGAAGATCCAGAGGTCCGTTTACCTGTTATGGTTGCACAAGATGGATACTTTACTTCCCACCAAAAGCGTCGTGTTATGACGATGAAGGATCGTTCAGACGTACTTAAGTTTGTGGGGGAGAAGCCTCCTGAGGGATATCCAGATACTTTAGATCGTAACAATCCTATTACGGTTGGGCCTTATATGAATGAACCTGACTATATTAATAACTGTTATCAACAATCTGAAGCGATGTACAGAGCAGAGGATGTTTATGAACGTATTCAAAAGGAATATGCAGAATTAACAGGCCGTGAATACCCTGTCTTAGATTTATATCGTATGGAAGATGCTGAAGTAGCAGTATTTTTGATGAATTCATCTTCAGAAATTGTAAAGGATGTAGTGGATCAGCTGCGTGAAAAAGGGATAAAGGCCGGTTCTATTGCTCCTAATATTATTCGTCCATTTCCTCAAAAACAAATTGTTGAAGCATTAAAAAGTGTAAAGGCAATTACCGTAGGGGATCGTGCTGATTCTTATGGTGCTCACGGTGGAAACATGGTAAATGAAATTAAAGCCGCTTTATTCACCTACGGAAACACAACTACCAAAGTAATCAGTCGTATTTATGGATTAGGCGGAAAAGATTTTTATGCTGAAGATGGGCACGAATTCTTCCAGCTTGCGATTGATGCTGTAGAAAAAGATAAGGTAGAAGTACCTTTTGATTATCATGGTCATACGCCTGGGGATCCAGATAAAGCACCTAAACGTGTACTCGAACCTATGAAATATGAGGATCTAAATACAGGTCTAATTAAGGTAACGGAGGATGAAGAAGCTGGTAACTTAAAGGTTCGAATTCCGCCATTACGTCAATTAACAAAAAAACCAAAAAGAATTGCTTCTGGTCATGGAGCATGTCCTGGCTGTGGTATATTCTCTGGTTTAGAATTATTCTTTAAAGGAATTGAAGGGGACATCGTTGCATTATTCCATACGGGTTGTGCGATGGTTGTAACGACTGGGTATCCTTACTCAGCCCATAAAGCAACATATATTCATAATCTATTCCAAAATGGAGCTGCAACGTTATCAGGTGTTGTAGAAATGTTCTGGGAGCGTAAACGTAGAGGAGAACTTGATCATTTAGGCTTGCAAGATGATTTCACCTTTGTAATGATCACTGGTGACGGCGGTATGGACATTGGTATGGGACCAGCTATT
The window above is part of the Chengkuizengella sp. SCS-71B genome. Proteins encoded here:
- a CDS encoding thiamine pyrophosphate-dependent enzyme, with the protein product MAIEMNNEKTTDKVEQRVVYESGNEMAAYAAHQINYHIMGYFPISPSTEVAQFLDLMKTSGQHDIVLIPADGEHGSAGVCYGASSAGGRVFNATSANGYLYMLEQMPVQSGTRFPMVLNLVCRSVSGPLDIHGDHSDLYYALNTGWPILMCRDPQAVYDMNIIALKLAEDPEVRLPVMVAQDGYFTSHQKRRVMTMKDRSDVLKFVGEKPPEGYPDTLDRNNPITVGPYMNEPDYINNCYQQSEAMYRAEDVYERIQKEYAELTGREYPVLDLYRMEDAEVAVFLMNSSSEIVKDVVDQLREKGIKAGSIAPNIIRPFPQKQIVEALKSVKAITVGDRADSYGAHGGNMVNEIKAALFTYGNTTTKVISRIYGLGGKDFYAEDGHEFFQLAIDAVEKDKVEVPFDYHGHTPGDPDKAPKRVLEPMKYEDLNTGLIKVTEDEEAGNLKVRIPPLRQLTKKPKRIASGHGACPGCGIFSGLELFFKGIEGDIVALFHTGCAMVVTTGYPYSAHKATYIHNLFQNGAATLSGVVEMFWERKRRGELDHLGLQDDFTFVMITGDGGMDIGMGPAIGAALRNHKMIILEYDNEGYMNTGAQLSYSTPLGHRTSTSNVGKHQGGKLFHHKDTAQIMAATNIPYVFTGSEAYPQDLVKKAAKAQWYAQNEGLVYGKILITCPLNWLSEEKEGATIIDAAVGSCFFPLYEIERGITSITFDPEAKNKRIPLSDWLKTMGKTKHMTKPEYETAYKSFEDEVERRWQKLKAKHENPYL